A genomic segment from Patescibacteria group bacterium encodes:
- a CDS encoding M20/M25/M40 family metallo-hydrolase, with product MFKTYAKLLKEFVALKSISTDERFLPEMDKTVKWLKDLFEQNGFTVTLLTDKECSPVVVARYDAGKPRTTLVYGHYDVQPAEVSQGWNGDPFDLREDKGRLIGRGSVDNKGQILAHMVAVFERIKDGSLDANTIFLIEGNEETTNPCLDRMIEQNKELLACDELLVSDGDMTNNRPTLEATLRGGYNLRVKVRTARTDMHSGLVGGAVPNAAKVLADALASLTDQRGRVLVDGFYDGMVEPTEAIRLANAKIAKTMNADQHFGVKQLVTANEVDFYTQTGLYPTLQISGINSGYTGVGYANIVPATAEGRVNVRTVVGQDVLKNAQAVKSHLLAALPDYTVATIDWTGEHGAVELNLKTEAAQRSRGLLAETYGGEVVTSYVGGAIPIVADFQRLLGVDPLLVPFANDDCNMHGANENFRIDLARKSLEFSYSWFGAPAE from the coding sequence ATGTTTAAGACTTACGCAAAGCTATTAAAAGAGTTTGTCGCGCTTAAAAGCATCTCTACCGACGAGCGGTTTTTACCGGAAATGGATAAGACGGTGAAGTGGCTTAAGGATTTGTTTGAGCAAAATGGCTTTACGGTAACGTTGCTTACAGACAAGGAGTGTAGCCCGGTGGTGGTGGCGCGATACGACGCCGGAAAGCCGCGAACAACTCTGGTTTACGGCCACTACGACGTGCAGCCCGCCGAGGTCAGCCAGGGATGGAACGGCGATCCGTTTGATCTGCGCGAGGACAAGGGGCGACTGATTGGTCGCGGATCGGTGGATAATAAAGGGCAGATACTGGCTCACATGGTGGCGGTATTTGAGCGCATCAAGGATGGTTCGTTAGACGCAAACACAATCTTTTTGATTGAAGGTAATGAAGAGACCACCAACCCTTGCCTAGACAGAATGATTGAGCAGAACAAAGAGCTGTTGGCTTGCGATGAGCTGTTGGTATCGGATGGCGACATGACCAACAATCGACCGACGCTCGAAGCGACCTTGCGCGGTGGTTACAACCTGCGGGTTAAAGTGCGGACCGCTCGCACCGATATGCACTCCGGCTTGGTTGGAGGCGCGGTACCGAATGCAGCCAAGGTGCTTGCAGACGCCTTGGCGAGCTTGACCGATCAGCGAGGGCGCGTTTTGGTAGATGGTTTTTACGATGGCATGGTTGAGCCGACCGAAGCGATCCGCTTGGCCAACGCCAAAATCGCTAAGACCATGAATGCCGATCAGCACTTTGGTGTAAAGCAGCTGGTAACGGCCAACGAAGTTGATTTCTACACTCAAACCGGCCTGTATCCGACCCTGCAGATAAGTGGCATTAACTCCGGTTATACCGGCGTTGGTTATGCCAACATTGTGCCTGCCACCGCTGAAGGTAGAGTTAATGTTCGCACGGTGGTAGGCCAGGATGTGTTGAAAAATGCACAGGCGGTTAAGTCGCACCTACTCGCGGCGCTGCCAGATTATACCGTGGCAACCATTGATTGGACCGGCGAGCATGGCGCGGTTGAGCTCAACCTAAAAACAGAGGCGGCTCAGCGATCCCGCGGCTTGCTAGCCGAGACGTATGGCGGGGAGGTGGTCACCTCTTACGTTGGTGGCGCGATCCCAATTGTGGCCGATTTTCAACGACTGCTGGGAGTTGACCCCCTACTTGTGCCGTTTGCAAACGATGATTGCAACATGCACGGGGCCAACGAGAACTTTCGGATTGATCTGGCGCGCAAGTCGCTCGAGTTTAGCTACAGTTGGTTTGGCGCCCCGGCAGAGTAG
- a CDS encoding methyltransferase domain-containing protein yields MTDWMIALGFAVAWVVTFKPAWRLLIRLVVAASQPDFRLTNGRFWLDFALYRLIIFVPYVIPLVFASRLPNLLVQLIWAWIGLSIIVSFGRIVGVKQLVSGLWQVYGLVYDGLLNLYPYRHLLELTRDRLELSSANRLLDVGCGTGNLLQLVEPTEGAELVGVDSSSVMLSRARRKLGGRAELVNSELIEFLGLQPDASYDRVALVNVAYAVPNREELWRQCLRVVKPTGRIVMTTSIAPGSKVIVQEHLRHDRWWRLLHPKLLMVGLVDLLISELSRSAVFEFPPQKQLIGEIQRAGGRCSQIERCYGGREQGVNIICTITR; encoded by the coding sequence ATGACTGATTGGATGATTGCTTTAGGATTTGCGGTGGCATGGGTTGTTACCTTTAAGCCGGCTTGGAGGTTGCTAATTCGCTTGGTGGTAGCGGCAAGCCAGCCAGACTTCCGCTTAACCAATGGTCGATTTTGGCTTGATTTTGCACTCTACCGGCTGATTATTTTTGTTCCTTACGTCATACCGCTAGTATTTGCTAGTAGGCTACCAAATTTATTGGTTCAACTAATATGGGCCTGGATCGGTTTGAGCATTATCGTATCGTTTGGTCGAATCGTTGGGGTCAAACAACTGGTTTCAGGATTGTGGCAGGTATACGGTTTGGTTTACGACGGTTTACTCAACCTCTATCCTTATCGGCATTTGCTTGAGCTGACGCGAGACCGGTTAGAACTGAGTAGTGCCAACAGGCTTTTAGATGTTGGTTGCGGTACCGGTAATTTATTGCAGTTGGTCGAGCCGACCGAGGGTGCAGAATTGGTTGGGGTGGATAGTTCGAGCGTGATGCTGTCGCGAGCTCGGCGCAAGCTGGGCGGAAGAGCCGAGCTGGTTAATAGTGAGCTGATTGAGTTTTTAGGTTTACAGCCCGACGCATCATATGATCGAGTGGCTCTAGTAAATGTGGCCTACGCGGTACCGAATCGTGAAGAGTTGTGGCGGCAGTGCTTGCGGGTGGTTAAGCCAACCGGTCGGATTGTCATGACCACCTCGATCGCGCCGGGTAGTAAGGTGATTGTGCAGGAGCATCTACGCCATGACCGTTGGTGGCGCCTGCTCCACCCCAAGTTATTAATGGTCGGGCTGGTCGACTTACTAATAAGTGAGCTGTCTCGTTCGGCGGTGTTTGAGTTCCCACCCCAAAAGCAGTTGATAGGCGAGATTCAACGCGCGGGTGGCCGCTGCAGCCAGATTGAACGCTGCTACGGCGGCCGAGAACAAGGCGTCAACATCATCTGCACCATTACCCGCTAG
- a CDS encoding ZIP family metal transporter, translating into MDINALYALLATTAVSLIAVLVIVAIPQRWVRQHELYFLSFAGGVLLTSSILQFVPEAIEANPGSPAPLYAALFGFVTFFYLDRLFSRLHHHPQTDDGSGHPHKDHVRPAGWLVVVGDGLHNLVDGIAIAIAFLADPALGFAATLAIAAHEIPQEVADYAILTKAGMSKMRALVLNGLSGLTAVLGAVMVILVGEITEPTQGLLLGLAAGMFLYIAAADIIPDLQHRRHSGGKLTLPFLVGIGTIVLISVFMPHTHGGEGQHTLNIETSQSNEF; encoded by the coding sequence ATGGACATTAACGCCCTTTACGCCCTACTTGCCACTACCGCCGTTAGCCTAATTGCGGTTTTGGTAATTGTAGCCATTCCGCAACGCTGGGTCAGGCAGCATGAGCTGTACTTTTTGAGCTTTGCCGGCGGAGTTTTATTAACCAGTTCCATTCTGCAATTTGTACCAGAAGCGATCGAGGCTAATCCAGGTAGTCCGGCACCCCTCTACGCCGCTTTATTTGGATTTGTAACCTTCTTTTACCTAGACCGTCTGTTTAGCCGTCTGCACCACCACCCTCAAACCGATGACGGGTCAGGTCACCCTCACAAAGACCACGTGCGGCCGGCCGGGTGGCTGGTTGTGGTTGGCGACGGACTACACAACTTGGTTGATGGTATTGCCATTGCGATTGCCTTTTTGGCCGATCCAGCCCTGGGTTTTGCCGCCACTCTGGCAATTGCCGCTCACGAAATTCCCCAAGAAGTGGCCGATTACGCCATCCTCACTAAGGCTGGCATGAGCAAGATGCGGGCTCTAGTCTTAAATGGGCTATCTGGGCTTACCGCTGTATTAGGAGCTGTGATGGTTATCCTAGTGGGGGAGATTACCGAGCCAACTCAAGGCCTCTTACTTGGTCTGGCCGCCGGTATGTTTTTGTACATTGCCGCCGCCGATATTATTCCCGACTTGCAGCACCGACGCCACAGTGGCGGCAAGTTGACTCTGCCCTTTTTAGTTGGAATCGGCACTATTGTTTTAATCAGTGTATTCATGCCACATACTCACGGCGGCGAAGGGCAACATACTTTAAATATTGAGACATCACAAAGTAATGAATTTTAA
- a CDS encoding RNA-binding protein: protein MANKLYVGNLSYSMTSDDLRETFSAHGTVQSADVISDRDSGRSKGFGFVEMSSDEEAEAAIKALNGQDVQGRQLTVSIARPKAN from the coding sequence ATGGCAAACAAGCTATACGTAGGTAACCTATCCTACAGCATGACCTCAGATGACCTACGCGAGACCTTTTCGGCTCATGGTACGGTTCAGTCGGCCGACGTGATCAGCGATCGCGACTCCGGTCGGTCAAAGGGCTTTGGTTTTGTAGAGATGTCATCGGACGAAGAGGCTGAGGCCGCCATCAAGGCGCTCAACGGTCAGGACGTTCAAGGCCGTCAGCTGACGGTTAGCATCGC
- a CDS encoding 1-acyl-sn-glycerol-3-phosphate acyltransferase, with amino-acid sequence MNRSKSNTITDPAPESLLESRWFVAMVVITQSILWLPTRMVAPLFVRKSQSLWQPTHINRDRPLIISSNHQCRMDHFLVLSSLPWRAYFKLMPYRFFTANDLFFFPLNIILLLCGSFPAFQHKRLPYGLRVAEQLLLKSQTIFIFPEGKRSPWRGRPARSGVAVLAQNVDCDILPASVLWHKRGWIRQCSVVIGQPVSAQNLTAQKILDLSFKLGKHHRI; translated from the coding sequence ATGAACCGTAGCAAATCAAACACCATTACCGACCCCGCCCCTGAATCACTGCTTGAGAGCCGGTGGTTTGTTGCTATGGTGGTTATCACCCAGTCCATTCTTTGGCTACCAACTCGCATGGTCGCGCCTCTGTTTGTCCGCAAGTCCCAATCGCTCTGGCAACCAACCCATATTAATCGTGACCGCCCCTTAATCATATCGTCCAACCACCAGTGTCGTATGGACCACTTCTTGGTCTTAAGCAGCTTGCCCTGGCGAGCCTACTTTAAGCTAATGCCGTATCGTTTTTTTACCGCTAACGACCTTTTCTTTTTTCCACTCAATATTATTTTGTTACTGTGCGGTAGCTTTCCAGCCTTTCAGCACAAACGCCTGCCTTACGGCTTACGAGTTGCCGAACAATTGCTATTAAAAAGCCAAACCATTTTTATTTTTCCAGAAGGCAAGCGATCGCCGTGGCGGGGCAGGCCGGCCAGATCTGGAGTTGCAGTACTAGCCCAAAATGTTGACTGCGATATCCTGCCAGCTAGCGTTTTATGGCATAAACGTGGCTGGATTCGCCAGTGCAGCGTGGTAATTGGCCAACCGGTATCGGCCCAAAATTTAACTGCGCAGAAGATTCTAGACCTGTCCTTCAAGCTAGGGAAACACCACCGTATCTGA
- a CDS encoding response regulator: protein MTRMSNPQDSQALPQQAEQNGKRILIVEDDPFISRMYTAKLQTAGFVIELSSNGRDAYEKLKSQEYDLLLMDINIPELTGFEVLKALKNDGRSDIAKKAIVLTNSANPEDHGLADQLGVEYMVKSELTPHQVLERINQKLGL, encoded by the coding sequence ATGACTAGAATGAGCAATCCCCAGGATAGCCAAGCGCTACCACAGCAAGCCGAACAAAACGGCAAACGCATTTTAATCGTTGAAGATGATCCGTTTATCTCGCGCATGTATACGGCCAAGTTGCAAACGGCCGGATTTGTAATTGAACTTTCGAGTAATGGCCGAGATGCTTACGAAAAGCTTAAATCGCAGGAATATGACCTGTTGCTAATGGACATTAACATACCGGAGCTAACCGGTTTTGAGGTACTAAAGGCGCTAAAAAATGACGGTCGATCCGACATTGCTAAAAAGGCTATCGTGCTCACAAACTCAGCCAACCCCGAGGATCATGGCTTGGCAGATCAGCTCGGGGTTGAGTATATGGTCAAGTCTGAGCTGACGCCGCACCAGGTGCTGGAGCGGATCAACCAGAAACTTGGCTTATAG